One Cervus canadensis isolate Bull #8, Minnesota chromosome 1, ASM1932006v1, whole genome shotgun sequence genomic window carries:
- the TSSK2 gene encoding testis-specific serine/threonine-protein kinase 2 → MDDAAVLRKKGYIVGINLGKGSYAKVKSAYSERLKFNVAVKIIDRKKTPTDFVERFLPREMDILATVNHRSIIKTYEIFETSDGRIYIVMELGVQGDLLEFIKCRGALHEDVARKMFRQLSSAVKYCHDLDVVHRDLKCENLLLDKDFNIKLSDFGFSKRCLRDGSGRLTLSKTFCGSAAYAAPEVLQGIPYQPKVYDIWSLGVILYIMVCGSMPYDDSDIKKMLRIQKEHRVDFPRSKNLTGECKDLIYRILQPDVTRRLHIDEILSHAWLQPPKPKAMASASFKREGEGKYRADCKLDPRPGPRPEHRPEHKLGAKTQHRLLVVPETEDRVEERLAETSRAKDHVSGAEVGKAST, encoded by the coding sequence ATGGACGATGCCGCGGTCCTGAGGAAGAAGGGTTACATCGTGGGCATCAACCTGGGCAAGGGCTCCTACGCCAAAGTCAAGTCCGCCTACTCTGAGCGCCTCAAGTTCAACGTGGCAGTCAAGATCATCGACCGCAAGAAGACGCCCACCGACTTCGTGGAGAGATTCCTGCCCCGGGAGATGGACATCCTGGCAACCGTCAACCACCGCTCCATCATCAAGACCTACGAGATCTTTGAGACATCCGACGGCCGCATCTACATTGTCATGGAGCTCGGGGTCCAGGGCGACCTCCTCGAGTTCATCAAGTGCCGGGGGGCCCTGCATGAGGACGTGGCACGCAAGATGTTCCGGCAGCTGTCCTCGGCCGTCAAGTACTGCCACGACCTGGACGTCGTCCACAGAGACCTCAAGTGCGAGAACCTTCTCCTCGACAAGGACTTCAACATCAAGCTGTCCGACTTCGGCTTCTCCAAGCGCTGCCTGCGGGACGGCAGCGGCCGGCTGACGCTGAGCAAGACCTTCTGCGGGTCGGCGGCGTACGCGGCCCCCGAGGTGCTGCAGGGCATCCCCTACCAGCCCAAGGTGTACGACATCTGGAGCCTGGGCGTGATCCTCTACATCATGGTCTGCGGCTCCATGCCGTACGACGACTCCGACATCAAGAAGATGCTGCGCATCCAGAAGGAGCACCGCGTGGACTTCCCACGCTCCAAGAACCTGACAGGCGAGTGCAAGGACCTCATCTACCGCATCCTGCAGCCGGATGTCACCCGGCGCCTGCACATCGACGAGATCCTCAGCCACGCGTGGCTGCAGCCCCCCAAGCCCAAGGCCATGGCGTCCGCCTCCTTCAAGCGGGAGGGCGAGGGCAAGTACCGGGCTGACTGCAAGCTGGAcccccggcccggcccgcggCCTGAGCACCGGCCTGAGCACAAATTGGGGGCCAAGACCCAGCATCGGCTGCTTGTGGTGCCTGAGACCGAGGACCGGGTGGAGGAGCGGCTGGCCGAAACCTCCAGGGCCAAGGACCACGTCTCCGGAGCTGAGGTGGGGAAGGCGAGCACCTAG